The DNA segment CGCGCTCAAATAGTAGTTCGGCATAAATAAGGTGACCCGTATGTCGAGGCAGACGAGGCTGATCGCCACGAGGAGCTGCCCGAGGAGCTTGACGCGCGGCTTTAGATCAGTCACGTCGTCCCAGATCCCGATACAGAAGATCGTGAAGCCGCCAATCAGGATAACCGCGAGTTTGGGAAAGACCGAACGTGCGCCGCTCAGGTACGCCGCGAGCGACGAGGGGATGAGCGAGGCGCGCGCAGCGCAGCGGGAGACCAGAAATACGAGCGCCGAGTTAACGAGGAGCGCAATGGCCACCGAGGTGAAAATGGCGGCACCGCCGAACAAAGGTATCGGGCGCTGGTGTGGCTTTCTCCCGCCGGGCAGATCCAGCATGCCCGCGCGTCCGGCGATCCTCCTGGCGATCGGCGTCAGGACGAGGCTGAGCGCCAGCGCGAGGACGAACACGTAGCAATAGACAACGATCCACATGGCGTGGATAAGTGTAAGCTCCGGGATAAAACTTGTAAACAAGGATTCGCACACGTGGATTCGCACACGCATTTCGTCGCTCGATAGAGGTGGTACACCCAATCCTACAAAGAGTCTACAGACGTCACCTTGAGGGAGGGAGTTGTATCACTGTTTGAGTCAAGGGGATACCCCCATCAGGATAATTGTATCTGAAAATAGCGTCTGTGGAATCCCCCTGTACGGAAGAGAATGCTCGGGAGCATCACGACGGCGACGAGCAGTAACAGCAGCAAAATGATGGCGATTCCTTTGCCCATCTCCCTACTATCCTTTCGCATTCTGCTTGAGGAAGAGGTACTCCGTGTTCGCCTCGCCCGTGCTGATATTGATCAGCTCCAGATTAAGTTTGTTGCGGCAGAATCGCAGCACGTCTTCGATCTTCGCATCCTCGTAAGGCCATCCCCCAAGCCAGTCTCTCAGATCCGTGAGATACGACATCCCCCGCATACTCTCGTAGTTTCTTATCCATCGCAGCGGATTCTTCCTGTGGAGGAGCTGCGGGAGGAAGGTGTGGCGCACGATGTAGCGCAACTCCATCAGCCTCTTCTGGAAAGCTTGAGCACTGTTGTATCGCTTTTTCACCTTCACCCAGTAATCGGACTTTGAGCTTCTCGTGTAGAGCGCCACATAGAACACTCCATGTTCCCTCATCAAACCCGCGGCATATTCAATGGCTTTCCACATCTGGCCGGTATGGTGCAGCACTCCCCACGCGTACACGATATCCGCAGGTTCAAGTGACGCAACAAATGCCTCATCGAGGATAGATCCACGTAACACGGTCCAGTGGGGCGGGCTCCCGCTCATCTGCCTGACCCTCTCGGTCGTCCTCACTGAATCGGGATCGCTGTCAAAACTCACAACTCTCTCCGCGCCTGCCTCGAGGGCCGCACGCGAGGAGAGCCCGCTTCCACATCCCACGTCTAAAAAGTATTTCCCCGCGAGATCCGGCAACTCTAGAAACTTGAGGATGTGCTCCCGTGAAATACGAATCCGCTCATCGCTCAGCGCGCGCCGTATGAACAGGTCCCAGTTTTTGCCGAATCTGAACGCGCGTCCGCTGTCATCCATGATTCACACCCCCTACCCTCTCCTTCACCACTTTAGTCACATAATTCAACTCTTCAACTTTCATGAGGAAACCGAGCACGCCGAAAATAAGGCAGCCTGAGACCACCGTGATGAGCACGCACACCGCGCCGCTCATCTCAGTCGGCTGTACCATCATCCGCCGGCACAGTCCGTATATCACGTGCATCCCCAACCCCATCACCACGGCGACCGCGACTACCTTAACAATACCGATCGCCACAGACCTTCCACTCATGGCGCCGATTTTCTTCCTCAGCGCCACGAAGAAGGCGGCCGTCATGATCATCTGCACGCATGAGGTGGACAGCGCGATCCCCGCAGCGGGTGGCCGAACCAGCCGTATAAACAGCACATTGAGCAGCACGTTCAAGAGCACTCCCGCCGATGCCACCTTCACGAGTATCGCCATTTCCTGAAACGCGAGAAATACCCTGATGATGATGATGCCCACGGTGTAAAAAAAGAGCTGCAATGAATAGCAGATGAGGAGTGCCGAGGTCAATTCCGTTGCGTCGCGCCCAAAGGCACCCCGTTGGAACACAAGCTGAATAATCGGTTTTGCCAGGACGATCAGCATCGCGGTCAGCGGTATGAAAATCAATCCTGATATCCGTATGCTCTTCGACAGCGAATCTTTCAGCTCCTCGATTCTTTTTTCCGCTACCTGACTCGAAAAAAATGGGTAGACCGCGGTGGCGAGGGAACCGGTGAAGATAATAATCGGGACCTGAATCAATTTCTCCGCATAGCCCAGCGCCGCGATGCTCCCGGGGGCGAGATATGAGGCCATCACACGGTCAACGAGAAGATTTACCTGCGCGGCGATAATCGCCCAGAAATACACGCACGAGAGGGAAAGCATTTCCTTCACCGCCGGATGACCCGCAGTGAGAGAGAGGGAGTGATGGAAGCCCTTCGCCCTCAGCATCGGGACGAGGAAAAGAAACTGGGCCACGAGGCCGGCGAGCAAACCATAGGGGAGCACGAGGACGCCCCATCGATTTACAAAAAGGACAATGCACAGGATCGCGCTCGCCGTAATCATCATATTTGAAAATGCGGGGGCAGTGAAATGCTCCTGCGCGTTGAGGATACCGGTCATGATGCCTATCATCCCGCTCAACACAACCGTAATACACAAGATCCGCAACATGTGCACGGCCATCGCGGCCGTATCCCTTGAGAGGCCGTGAAATCCGTATTGTATTATCCACGGTGCGCATAGTGCGAGGAAGAGTGCGGCGAATACCAGAAATATCACGAGGTAATTGATCGTGATCGAGGCAAGGAGGTTCGCTTCCATACGGTCTTTGAGCCTGTACCTGATAAAGAGAGGTATGAACACTGCACCGAAGGTGGTGAGGAGCACGTTATTGATCAGGGCGGGGAACGCAACCGCTGCGTAGAACGCGTCCATCGCCTTCGTGATGCCAAAGTAGTTTGCCACCATAATCTCTTTGACCAAGGAAAGGATATAGCCGAGACTGCTGGCGGTGATCAAAATGATCGAGGCCTTCGCGATTTTACGGTTTGTGCTCATGTCCATTGTTCGCGCCCCGACAGTTCGGTATAGAGGCGGGTAATATCGTTGAGGAGCCTCTGCTTCGCGTAGCGACCGCGCACGAACTTTTTCCCCGCCTCCCCCATGATCTCCGCGCGCGCCCGGTCTCCCAGGAGATCGAGCATCAGCGCCGCGATTTCCCGCGGATCGCGCGTTCGCGCGAGTAATCCGCTCACCCCATGCCGGACGACATCGCCCACCCCGCCGACATCAGTCGCGACGACCGCCCTGCCCGCGGCCGAGGCCTCGATGAGAGAAACGGGCGTCCCCTCGTTGAGAGAGGTGAGCGCAACCAGATCTGAATCCGCGTAGACCCGCTCAAGGTCGCTGTGCCACCCAAGGAAGAATATCCTATCCCCGAACCCTCGCCCGCGGGCAGTCTCCTCGAGTTCCCCCCTGAGCGGCCCGTCTCCCACCACCAGGAAAACGGCGTCCGGGCGCTCGTCGAGCACGCGGCGGGCCGCGCTGAGGAACAGATCGTGGTCCTTGATGGGGACCAGCCGCCCCACCGTGGATACGATTGGCGAGGTAGGGGGGATGGCAAGTTCCCGTCTCAGTTCGCCCCTCAGCGTCTGTGAGTGATCGAATCTCTCCAGATCAAAGCCGAGGGGGATAACCGCGTACTGCGATGCCCGGCCTATCCTGTACCGCCCCACGAGCTCTTCGCGCTGTGATTCGCTCAGGACGACAATCCTGTCAGTGTGTCGGGCGAGCCATCGCTCGAGGCGCAGATACAGGCGCGTGCGCGCGGGTGAGAAATAGCCGCTGAACACATGGCCGTGAAACGTGTGCACTGTTTTTACCCCCGGACAGAAAAGCCCCGCGATCCTCCCGATCGTTCCCGCCTTCGCCAGATGCGTGTGTATGATATCCGGCCTCTCCCTCCTCACAATGCCGATAATTTTAACGAGGCTCCTGATGTCGTCACACGGGTTGAGCTCGCGCTGGAGGGCGGGAATGACCACGGGCGTGACGCCCCGTTCCTCCGCGCGCGCGCGCATATCTCCCTCGCGCGGGCCCGGCCTGCCGCACACGAGCGTCGTCGTGAATTTATCCGCCGGCAGATCGGCGCTGAGCGCGATGGCGTGGATGGACGGCCCTCCGATATTCAGGCGCGTGATGAGCCTGAGTATCTTGAGGGGGCGGGAACTCACGGCAGCCCCCCGCGGTCAATAAACGCCCTGTGCCAGAGCTCCAGGACCAGCAGCGCCCAGAGTCGGGGCGCATGGTCCGTGATCCCTTTTTGATGTGCGTCGACAAGTTCCCTGACGCGCGCCGGATCAAAATATCCCCTCGAGAGAGAAGACGGGTCGAGGATGATCTCGCGGAGGTACTCCCTGAGCTCTCCCCTGAACCAGCCGCCGATCGGCACGCCGAACCCCATCTTCCCCCGGTGGAGGATACGCGGGGGCAGGAGATCAGAGAATGTCTCCTTGAGGATATACTTGCTCTTCCTCCCCCGGAGCTTCCATGCCGAGGGGAGGGACGCCGCGAACTCCACGACCCGGTGGTCAAGGAAGGGGGAGCGCGCCTCCAGTGACGTCGCCATCGTCGCGATATCCACTTTCACGAGAAGGTCGTCGGGCAGGTAGCTGTGGAGATCGACAAAGAGCAGCCTGGCAATCTCATCCTCGGAACGGCATGACCTGAACAGGCGCACAAGAAACCCCCCGGCATCATACCCATGGCTCAGCGCCCGCATCCCCGGCAGGTAGAGCTGCTCTTTCTCCTCGTCATCGAAAAAAACCATGTAGGTCAGGTAGCGGTCGGGCCCATCACAGATGAGCGAGGGCATAAAGCGCCTCACCTTGCCCAGGAATGAGCCGCGCCGTGAGGAGCGGAGGACACGCTTCCAGAACTGCGCCTGGCGCTTCAGGAAAGGGATTCTGTCAAGCCGGCCGGCGAGCGTGTAGGCGAGATATCGAGGATAGCCGGCGAAGAGCTCGTCGCCGGCGTCGCCGTTCAGCGCCACGGTCACGTGCCGCCGGCTCATCTCCGCGACGTAGTATGTGGGGAGGGCGGAAGAATCGGCGAACGGCTCGCCGTAATGCCATACAAGCTTGGGGAGGAGGTCAACGGCGCTCGGCTTGACGATAAATTCGTGGTGGTCCGTCGAATACCTCCGCGCGAGCGCCCTCGCGTAGGGGAGCTCGTTGTAGCTCTGGTCCTCAAAACCGATGGAGAAGGTTTTGACCGGTCGATCCAAAAGCCCGCTCATGAGGGACACCACGATGCTCGAATCGATCCCGCCGCTCAGAAATGCCCCCAGGGGGACGTCGCTGATCAACCTCAGACGCGTCGCCTCGGTCAGGAGATCGCGCAGCCGCTCCCGGGTCTCATCGTAGTCCATTGTCACGGTCCCGGGAGGATTGACCTCCCAGTAGCGCGTGATCGAGAGGCGCCCGTCTTTTAACAGCAGGTAATGGGCGGGGGATAACTTCTTCATCCCCTCAAATATTGACAGCGGCGAGGGGACATACTGATAGGTGAGGTAGAGATCCAGCGCGCGGAGATCAACGGCGCGCTCGAAACCGGGGAAGCGGAGGAGCGGGGCCGGGGTAGAGGCGAAAATGAAATCGCCGTTCGTGACGCTGTAGAAAAAGGGCTTCACCCCGAGGCGGTCCCGCGCGCAGA comes from the Candidatus Auribacterota bacterium genome and includes:
- a CDS encoding glycosyltransferase family 4 protein gives rise to the protein MSSRPLKILRLITRLNIGGPSIHAIALSADLPADKFTTTLVCGRPGPREGDMRARAEERGVTPVVIPALQRELNPCDDIRSLVKIIGIVRRERPDIIHTHLAKAGTIGRIAGLFCPGVKTVHTFHGHVFSGYFSPARTRLYLRLERWLARHTDRIVVLSESQREELVGRYRIGRASQYAVIPLGFDLERFDHSQTLRGELRRELAIPPTSPIVSTVGRLVPIKDHDLFLSAARRVLDERPDAVFLVVGDGPLRGELEETARGRGFGDRIFFLGWHSDLERVYADSDLVALTSLNEGTPVSLIEASAAGRAVVATDVGGVGDVVRHGVSGLLARTRDPREIAALMLDLLGDRARAEIMGEAGKKFVRGRYAKQRLLNDITRLYTELSGREQWT
- the asnB gene encoding asparagine synthase (glutamine-hydrolyzing); translated protein: MCGICGVVYADRSRPVDREALEAMTRLMAHRGPDGEGYYLNGPVGLGHRRLSIIDVEAGVQPMTNEDRSLWLVYNGEIYNFQELTRDLKARGHTFVTRCDTEVILHLYEEYGTDCLSHLRGMFSFALWDERERQLFCARDRLGVKPFFYSVTNGDFIFASTPAPLLRFPGFERAVDLRALDLYLTYQYVPSPLSIFEGMKKLSPAHYLLLKDGRLSITRYWEVNPPGTVTMDYDETRERLRDLLTEATRLRLISDVPLGAFLSGGIDSSIVVSLMSGLLDRPVKTFSIGFEDQSYNELPYARALARRYSTDHHEFIVKPSAVDLLPKLVWHYGEPFADSSALPTYYVAEMSRRHVTVALNGDAGDELFAGYPRYLAYTLAGRLDRIPFLKRQAQFWKRVLRSSRRGSFLGKVRRFMPSLICDGPDRYLTYMVFFDDEEKEQLYLPGMRALSHGYDAGGFLVRLFRSCRSEDEIARLLFVDLHSYLPDDLLVKVDIATMATSLEARSPFLDHRVVEFAASLPSAWKLRGRKSKYILKETFSDLLPPRILHRGKMGFGVPIGGWFRGELREYLREIILDPSSLSRGYFDPARVRELVDAHQKGITDHAPRLWALLVLELWHRAFIDRGGLP
- the murJ gene encoding murein biosynthesis integral membrane protein MurJ, coding for MDMSTNRKIAKASIILITASSLGYILSLVKEIMVANYFGITKAMDAFYAAVAFPALINNVLLTTFGAVFIPLFIRYRLKDRMEANLLASITINYLVIFLVFAALFLALCAPWIIQYGFHGLSRDTAAMAVHMLRILCITVVLSGMIGIMTGILNAQEHFTAPAFSNMMITASAILCIVLFVNRWGVLVLPYGLLAGLVAQFLFLVPMLRAKGFHHSLSLTAGHPAVKEMLSLSCVYFWAIIAAQVNLLVDRVMASYLAPGSIAALGYAEKLIQVPIIIFTGSLATAVYPFFSSQVAEKRIEELKDSLSKSIRISGLIFIPLTAMLIVLAKPIIQLVFQRGAFGRDATELTSALLICYSLQLFFYTVGIIIIRVFLAFQEMAILVKVASAGVLLNVLLNVLFIRLVRPPAAGIALSTSCVQMIMTAAFFVALRKKIGAMSGRSVAIGIVKVVAVAVVMGLGMHVIYGLCRRMMVQPTEMSGAVCVLITVVSGCLIFGVLGFLMKVEELNYVTKVVKERVGGVNHG
- a CDS encoding class I SAM-dependent methyltransferase, with amino-acid sequence MDDSGRAFRFGKNWDLFIRRALSDERIRISREHILKFLELPDLAGKYFLDVGCGSGLSSRAALEAGAERVVSFDSDPDSVRTTERVRQMSGSPPHWTVLRGSILDEAFVASLEPADIVYAWGVLHHTGQMWKAIEYAAGLMREHGVFYVALYTRSSKSDYWVKVKKRYNSAQAFQKRLMELRYIVRHTFLPQLLHRKNPLRWIRNYESMRGMSYLTDLRDWLGGWPYEDAKIEDVLRFCRNKLNLELINISTGEANTEYLFLKQNAKG